The following coding sequences are from one Microbulbifer sp. TB1203 window:
- a CDS encoding EAL domain-containing protein, which translates to MSSNDTIRLLLIHDTPTEAQRLVSMLHNAGRPNRAQHVASEAALTKLLQDKAWDLLIAAENSQQLPPAVALRTISKLQKDVPVLLLTERSGAQPAVEGLKLGARDVITVDEDQHLLLVIQRELTALANRRVARLHDQRYHATLQRAKELLDSSKDAIAYVSDGLIVYANDSFAERFGYRSNEDVEYQPLIDMLTAGEQEAGREFLKQCAIDNNEVEAREWKFTAKTASGSPLPTRAQVLSTVYDDERCLQVRIASRSGDTEELEAQLSDIKNRDPLTGLYNRQHFVQLLNSAIKSTAGTQRTGGLIYIEVDGFEETVQKVVGVAGADALQKNMAELLQSSLRRGDMIARYGDESFCLLIPETTPDSAEHRTRELLKKISDTIFDAAGKTLQITASVGISLLSEASGNAQKVLDQALHAHKQALQKNPKGNGFALYEPDAGKEGDADTYHRARVVQALEAGKLKLLYQPILSLQGSGEQIYEVLVRLVDGKDQLAPVAFLEALGDAGLSTKMDRWVTLTAIKSAAAQRAKGNEVSLLLHITAASLLDSGLPAWLAVAFKAAKVPPKAVTFQLRQEDINSNLHAARDFTKQVQDLGCRVAVCHFGTGLNPFKALEHVKVDLAKVDPSFVREVQDEGESSETLANLVKQLSEANTKVIVPHIEQASMLPTLWQTGTDYIQGYYVQAPGEAMDFDFSLD; encoded by the coding sequence ATGAGCAGCAACGACACCATTCGACTTTTATTGATCCACGATACCCCCACCGAAGCCCAAAGATTGGTGAGCATGCTGCACAACGCCGGTCGTCCCAACCGCGCGCAACACGTGGCCAGCGAGGCCGCGCTGACCAAGCTGCTGCAGGACAAAGCCTGGGACCTGCTGATCGCCGCGGAAAACAGCCAACAGCTGCCTCCCGCAGTTGCGCTGCGCACCATCAGCAAACTGCAGAAAGACGTGCCGGTGCTGCTGCTTACCGAGCGCAGCGGCGCGCAACCGGCGGTGGAGGGGCTGAAACTCGGCGCCCGCGATGTCATAACCGTGGACGAGGACCAGCACCTGCTGCTGGTGATCCAGCGCGAACTCACCGCGCTCGCCAACCGCCGCGTGGCGCGCCTGCACGACCAGCGTTACCACGCCACCCTTCAACGCGCCAAGGAACTGCTGGACAGCTCCAAGGACGCCATTGCCTATGTGTCCGACGGCCTGATCGTCTACGCCAACGACTCCTTTGCCGAGCGCTTTGGCTACCGCAGCAACGAGGATGTGGAGTACCAGCCGCTGATCGATATGCTCACGGCGGGCGAACAGGAAGCCGGGCGGGAATTTCTCAAGCAATGCGCCATCGACAACAACGAAGTCGAGGCCCGCGAGTGGAAATTCACCGCCAAGACCGCTTCCGGCAGCCCGCTGCCCACCCGCGCCCAGGTGCTCTCCACCGTGTACGACGACGAGCGCTGCCTGCAGGTGCGCATCGCCTCGCGCAGCGGCGACACCGAGGAGCTGGAGGCCCAGCTCAGCGACATCAAGAACCGCGATCCGCTCACCGGCCTCTACAACCGCCAGCACTTCGTGCAACTGCTCAATTCCGCCATTAAATCCACCGCGGGCACCCAGCGCACCGGCGGCCTGATCTATATCGAGGTGGACGGCTTCGAAGAGACAGTACAGAAAGTGGTGGGGGTGGCGGGCGCCGACGCGCTGCAGAAAAATATGGCCGAGCTGCTGCAATCCAGCCTGCGCCGCGGCGACATGATCGCCCGCTACGGGGACGAGAGCTTCTGCCTGCTGATACCGGAAACCACCCCGGACAGCGCCGAGCACCGCACCCGCGAGTTGCTGAAAAAAATCTCCGACACCATCTTCGACGCCGCCGGCAAGACTCTGCAGATCACCGCTTCGGTGGGTATCTCGCTGCTTAGCGAGGCGTCCGGCAATGCACAGAAAGTACTCGACCAGGCATTGCACGCCCATAAGCAGGCGCTGCAGAAAAACCCCAAGGGCAATGGCTTCGCCCTCTACGAACCGGACGCCGGCAAGGAGGGCGACGCCGACACCTACCACCGCGCCCGGGTGGTACAGGCGCTGGAGGCGGGCAAGCTGAAGCTGTTATACCAGCCGATCCTCAGCCTGCAGGGCAGTGGCGAGCAGATTTACGAAGTGCTGGTGCGCCTGGTGGACGGCAAGGACCAGTTGGCGCCGGTGGCTTTCCTCGAGGCCCTCGGCGACGCCGGCCTCTCCACCAAAATGGACCGCTGGGTGACCCTCACCGCGATCAAGTCCGCCGCCGCCCAGCGCGCTAAGGGTAACGAAGTGTCGCTGCTGTTGCATATCACCGCCGCCTCGCTTCTGGACAGCGGCCTGCCGGCCTGGTTGGCGGTGGCCTTCAAGGCCGCCAAAGTGCCCCCAAAGGCAGTGACCTTCCAGTTGCGCCAGGAGGATATCAACAGCAACCTGCACGCCGCGCGGGACTTCACCAAACAGGTACAGGACCTGGGCTGCCGCGTGGCCGTGTGCCACTTCGGCACCGGTCTCAACCCCTTCAAGGCCCTGGAGCACGTCAAGGTGGATCTCGCCAAGGTGGACCCTTCCTTCGTGCGCGAGGTGCAGGACGAGGGTGAGAGCAGCGAAACCTTGGCCAACCTGGTCAAGCAGCTGAGCGAGGCCAACACCAAGGTGATAGTGCCGCACATCGAACAGGCCAGCATGCTGCCCACCCTGTGGCAGACCGGCACCGACTATATCCAGGGCTACTATGTCCAGGCGCCCGGCGAGGCGATGGACTTCGATTTCAGCCTGGATTGA
- the epmB gene encoding EF-P beta-lysylation protein EpmB, which yields MIQHAPAASEIVAREAVPAGRQRRWQEELADLLTDPRELIELLELDPAQLPAALAAGGDFSLRIPRPYLKRIRPGDPRDPLLLQVLPAAAELEASPGYSADPLREAEANPRPGVVHKYRGRLLLIAAGQCAVNCRYCFRRQFPYGDNHLSRTQWVEALDYIRSQADLREVILSGGDPLVLSDRQLRWLSGELAAIPQLDKLRLHSRLPIVVPARITDQLIDWFTGSRLKPVLVLHCNHANEIDGEVRSALQKLRDAGVTLLNQAVLLRGVNDSAEALEDLSEALFTAGVLPYYLHQLDRVQGAAHFEVCDARARELVEQLRRRLPGYLVPRLVREIPGEASKTPL from the coding sequence ATGATACAGCACGCCCCAGCCGCCAGTGAAATCGTTGCCCGCGAGGCAGTCCCCGCGGGACGGCAGCGGCGTTGGCAGGAGGAGCTGGCGGACCTGCTCACCGATCCCCGCGAATTGATCGAACTGCTGGAACTGGACCCGGCGCAGCTGCCGGCGGCACTCGCCGCGGGCGGCGACTTCTCCCTGCGTATCCCCAGGCCCTACCTCAAGCGTATACGCCCCGGCGATCCCCGCGACCCGCTGTTGTTACAGGTGTTGCCCGCCGCCGCGGAGCTGGAGGCGAGCCCCGGCTACAGCGCCGATCCGCTGCGCGAGGCCGAGGCCAACCCGCGGCCCGGTGTGGTGCACAAGTATCGCGGCCGCCTGCTGCTGATCGCCGCCGGCCAGTGCGCGGTGAACTGCCGCTACTGCTTTCGCCGCCAGTTTCCCTACGGCGACAACCACCTCAGCCGCACCCAGTGGGTGGAAGCGCTGGACTATATCCGCTCACAGGCGGATCTGCGCGAGGTGATTCTGAGCGGCGGCGATCCGCTGGTGCTGAGCGACCGCCAACTGCGGTGGCTGAGCGGCGAACTGGCGGCGATTCCGCAGTTGGACAAGCTGCGGCTGCACAGCCGCCTGCCGATAGTGGTGCCGGCGCGGATCACCGATCAACTGATCGACTGGTTCACCGGTTCACGGCTCAAGCCGGTGCTGGTGCTGCACTGCAACCACGCCAACGAGATAGACGGCGAGGTCCGCAGCGCCCTGCAAAAATTGCGTGATGCCGGAGTCACCCTGCTCAATCAGGCGGTACTGCTGCGAGGGGTAAACGACAGCGCCGAGGCGCTGGAAGACCTGAGCGAGGCGCTCTTCACCGCCGGTGTGCTGCCTTACTACCTGCACCAGCTCGACCGGGTTCAGGGGGCGGCGCACTTCGAGGTGTGTGACGCCCGCGCGCGGGAACTGGTGGAACAGCTGCGCCGGCGGTTGCCCGGCTACCTGGTGCCGCGACTGGTGCGGGAAATCCCCGGGGAAGCATCCAAGACGCCGCTCTGA
- the efp gene encoding elongation factor P: MASYSTNEFKGGLKVMLDGDPCSIVENEFVKPGKGQAFNRVKLRNLKTGRVWERTFRSGESLEAADVMDRDMEYLYNDGEFYHFMEPETFEQHQASADAVGDAAKWLKEQDICTVTLYNGAPLAVTPPNHVILEITDTDPGLRGDTAQGGTKPATLITGAVVKVPLFLEIGETIKVDTRTGEYLGRAKED; encoded by the coding sequence ATGGCTAGTTACTCCACCAACGAATTCAAGGGCGGCCTCAAGGTAATGCTCGACGGCGACCCCTGCTCCATCGTGGAGAACGAATTCGTCAAACCCGGCAAGGGCCAGGCATTTAACCGCGTGAAGCTGCGCAACCTGAAAACCGGCAGGGTGTGGGAGCGCACCTTCCGCTCCGGCGAGAGCCTGGAGGCCGCGGACGTGATGGACCGCGACATGGAGTACCTCTACAACGACGGCGAGTTCTACCACTTTATGGAGCCGGAGACCTTCGAGCAGCACCAGGCCTCCGCCGACGCGGTGGGCGACGCCGCCAAATGGCTGAAAGAACAGGATATATGCACCGTGACCCTGTACAACGGCGCGCCGCTCGCGGTCACTCCGCCCAACCATGTGATCCTGGAGATCACCGACACCGATCCGGGCCTGCGCGGCGACACCGCCCAGGGCGGCACCAAGCCCGCCACCCTGATCACCGGCGCGGTGGTCAAGGTGCCATTGTTCCTGGAGATCGGCGAGACCATCAAGGTGGACACCCGCACCGGTGAGTACCTGGGGCGCGCCAAGGAAGACTGA
- the epmA gene encoding EF-P lysine aminoacylase EpmA yields MTENSWQPTASVEALRHRARLLADIRRFFADRDVLEVEVPLLSRRATSDPHIEPITALCGGEPAYLATSPEFGLKRLLAAGVGDCYSLGKAFREGEAGGRHNPEFTMLEWYRVGWDDRQLMEEVGELLGLLLGTERVRSLSYRELFLQQLELDPHTVSDAELRDCAGREVELSFTPATRDECLDLLMSHRLEPAMGEGITLLYDFPVGQAALARVVEDETGTAVARRFEAYAGGMELANGYWELTDPEEQLRRFHADHRYRAAHKRHVYPFEERLVEALRAGMPECAGVALGVDRVLMLAGGYSRIDEVIVFPIDRA; encoded by the coding sequence ATGACAGAGAATTCCTGGCAACCCACCGCTTCCGTCGAGGCCCTGCGCCACCGCGCGCGGCTGCTGGCCGATATCCGCCGCTTCTTCGCCGATCGCGATGTGCTGGAAGTGGAGGTGCCGCTGCTCTCCCGCCGCGCCACCAGCGATCCCCATATCGAGCCCATCACCGCCCTCTGCGGCGGCGAGCCCGCCTACCTGGCCACCAGCCCGGAATTCGGCCTCAAGCGGCTGCTGGCCGCGGGGGTGGGGGACTGCTACAGCCTCGGCAAGGCGTTTCGCGAGGGCGAGGCAGGCGGCCGCCACAACCCGGAGTTCACCATGCTGGAATGGTACCGGGTGGGCTGGGACGACCGTCAGTTGATGGAGGAAGTGGGAGAGTTGCTGGGCCTACTGCTCGGCACTGAACGGGTGCGCTCGCTCAGCTACCGCGAGCTGTTCCTGCAACAGTTGGAACTGGACCCGCACACCGTCTCCGATGCGGAACTGCGCGACTGCGCCGGCCGCGAAGTGGAGCTGTCCTTCACGCCCGCCACCCGCGATGAGTGCCTGGACCTGCTGATGAGCCACCGCCTGGAGCCGGCCATGGGCGAGGGCATCACCCTGTTATACGACTTCCCCGTCGGGCAGGCGGCCCTGGCCAGGGTGGTGGAAGACGAGACCGGCACCGCCGTGGCACGGCGCTTCGAGGCCTACGCCGGCGGTATGGAACTGGCCAACGGCTACTGGGAACTCACCGACCCCGAGGAACAGCTGCGCCGCTTTCACGCGGACCACCGCTACCGGGCCGCCCACAAGCGACACGTGTATCCTTTCGAGGAACGGCTGGTGGAAGCGCTGCGCGCCGGAATGCCGGAGTGCGCGGGAGTGGCACTGGGCGTGGACCGAGTGCTGATGCTCGCCGGCGGTTATTCGCGGATCGACGAAGTCATCGTATTTCCCATTGACCGTGCGTAG